One segment of Agromyces albus DNA contains the following:
- the rfaE2 gene encoding D-glycero-beta-D-manno-heptose 1-phosphate adenylyltransferase, with amino-acid sequence MLTIRGSWRWLAPDVVVPNAQEAAALLGEPLGNGPERVRAAEASAPRLLDRSGARAVIVTIDRDGALLLRQDADPIATHAHPVSEKYASGAGDTFTAALAAALAAGASLEDATRLAQLAADVAIERLGTSVCTSDELAARTVSAPPAVLSAEALAAMIRRDREHDRTIVFTNGCFDVLHFGHTSYLRQARELGDRLVVAMNSDASVRRLKGPDRPVNGEADRAAVLAALECVDYVTIFDDDTPIPLLRELRPDVYVKGGDYSPEMLAETQVVRGYGGEVRMVDYVPAHSTTELVDRIRTGELGRQP; translated from the coding sequence ATGCTCACGATCCGGGGTTCCTGGCGGTGGCTCGCCCCCGACGTCGTGGTTCCGAACGCCCAGGAGGCAGCGGCGCTCCTCGGCGAGCCGCTCGGCAACGGGCCCGAGCGCGTGCGCGCGGCCGAGGCATCCGCTCCCCGGCTCCTGGACCGCTCGGGGGCGCGCGCCGTCATCGTGACGATCGACCGCGACGGAGCCCTGCTGCTCAGGCAGGACGCCGATCCGATCGCAACGCACGCGCATCCCGTCTCCGAGAAGTACGCGTCGGGCGCCGGCGACACCTTCACCGCGGCCCTGGCCGCCGCCCTCGCCGCGGGGGCATCGCTCGAGGACGCGACTCGACTCGCCCAACTCGCCGCCGACGTCGCGATCGAACGACTCGGCACGTCGGTGTGCACGTCCGACGAGCTCGCGGCGCGCACCGTCAGCGCGCCTCCCGCAGTGCTCTCCGCCGAGGCGCTCGCCGCGATGATTCGGCGTGACCGTGAGCACGACCGCACGATCGTCTTCACGAACGGATGCTTCGACGTGCTGCACTTCGGGCACACGTCCTACTTGCGGCAGGCTCGAGAACTCGGCGATCGCCTCGTCGTCGCCATGAACAGCGACGCGTCGGTGCGGCGGCTGAAGGGCCCGGATCGGCCCGTCAACGGCGAGGCGGACCGTGCCGCCGTGCTCGCGGCACTCGAGTGCGTCGACTACGTCACGATCTTCGACGACGACACCCCGATCCCGCTCCTCCGCGAGCTCCGGCCCGACGTCTACGTCAAGGGCGGCGACTACTCGCCCGAGATGCTCGCCGAGACCCAGGTCGTTCGCGGCTACGGCGGCGAGGTCCGGATGGTCGACTACGTGCCCGCCCACTCGACGACGGAGCTCGTGGACCGGATCCGCACGGGAGAGCTCGGGCGGCAGCCGTGA
- a CDS encoding VOC family protein — protein sequence MPGEVSFIEFGATDAMTARSFYGKLFSWSFEPGPGGDGYVIGGVGVPAGVHGGDEGASPYVFFRVDDLDAAVAAVERLGGTAEPVADAGDEESVAIYGEFRLCRNDQGSPFGLHRPPRH from the coding sequence ATGCCCGGCGAAGTGTCGTTCATCGAATTCGGGGCGACGGATGCCATGACGGCCCGATCGTTCTACGGGAAGCTCTTCAGCTGGTCGTTCGAACCCGGCCCGGGCGGCGACGGGTACGTCATCGGCGGAGTCGGTGTACCCGCGGGTGTTCACGGCGGCGACGAAGGAGCCTCACCGTACGTCTTCTTCCGGGTCGACGACCTCGACGCCGCGGTCGCGGCAGTCGAACGCCTCGGCGGCACTGCGGAGCCGGTCGCTGATGCCGGCGACGAGGAATCCGTCGCGATCTACGGCGAGTTCCGGCTCTGCCGCAACGACCAGGGCTCGCCGTTCGGACTGCATCGCCCGCCGCGTCACTGA
- a CDS encoding SDR family oxidoreductase: MTDAGSTIGRIVITGGASGLGAAIADAVAAAGGTPIVLDRVVPGEAPHETYEADVSETRELEALIDGIAERHGGLDGVVTAAGIDRPGHLEDVDATEWERVIRVNLLGTAATVRAALPHLEASGGRVVTVASTLALKGAAGASAYCASKFGVLGFSRALAAETKGRVGVTTLIPGGMSTHFFDDRDEEYRPGTDAKLNDPANVAQAVVFALSQPDGSEIRELLVSHSEESSWP, encoded by the coding sequence ATGACGGATGCTGGCTCGACCATCGGACGAATCGTCATCACCGGCGGCGCGAGCGGCCTCGGCGCGGCGATCGCCGACGCCGTCGCCGCGGCAGGCGGGACCCCCATCGTGCTCGACCGGGTGGTGCCCGGCGAGGCACCCCACGAGACCTATGAGGCCGACGTCAGTGAGACGCGCGAGCTCGAGGCGCTGATAGATGGCATCGCGGAGCGGCACGGTGGCCTCGACGGGGTGGTCACCGCAGCCGGGATCGACCGGCCCGGTCACCTCGAAGACGTCGACGCCACGGAGTGGGAACGCGTCATCCGGGTGAACCTGCTCGGCACCGCTGCCACCGTGCGCGCGGCACTCCCCCACCTCGAGGCGTCGGGCGGCCGAGTCGTCACCGTCGCATCCACGCTCGCCCTGAAGGGCGCCGCCGGGGCCAGCGCGTATTGCGCGTCGAAGTTCGGAGTGCTGGGATTCTCGCGTGCGCTCGCCGCCGAGACCAAGGGACGAGTGGGCGTCACGACGCTCATCCCCGGCGGCATGAGCACGCACTTCTTCGATGATCGCGATGAGGAGTACCGCCCCGGTACCGATGCGAAGCTCAACGACCCGGCGAACGTCGCGCAGGCCGTCGTCTTCGCGCTCAGCCAGCCTGACGGTTCCGAGATCCGTGAGCTCCTGGTGAGTCACTCCGAGGAGAGTTCGTGGCCATGA
- a CDS encoding glycosyltransferase family 9 protein, whose translation MPAFASVDAPFERVRRIAVLRGGGLGDLLFAMPAIDALAATYPGAEILLLGSPVHAAFLEGRPSSVARVEVLPVARGVRDVPGEEPDAVQAAEFRARVRRLGPIDLGVQLHGGGRHSNPFLLGLGPRHTVGSATPDAARLERTLPYAYYQHEVVRGLEVAGLAGAEPVTLEPRISVTAAERRAVAQHLPPDDAPLAVVHAGASDPRRRWPTERFVSVIEGLLDAGASVRLIGDAGDRPLASSIARRVEAGRPGNSSRMSVVAGSLSLGESAALLAAADVVVANDSGPRHLAQAVGAATVGVFWFGNVVNAAPFSRGRHRVHLAFTVTCPVCGIDVTQVGWTAERCEHDVSFVSDVEAPPVLVDALQLMATNSPRSDSPGAHGSRNRQAG comes from the coding sequence ATGCCCGCTTTCGCCTCCGTCGACGCGCCGTTCGAACGCGTGCGGCGGATAGCCGTGCTCCGCGGCGGCGGACTCGGCGATCTCCTGTTCGCCATGCCGGCGATCGACGCACTCGCGGCGACGTATCCGGGCGCCGAGATCCTGCTCCTCGGGAGTCCGGTGCATGCGGCCTTCCTCGAGGGGCGACCGTCGTCGGTGGCTCGCGTCGAGGTGCTGCCCGTCGCCCGCGGCGTGCGTGACGTACCCGGCGAAGAACCCGATGCCGTGCAGGCAGCCGAGTTCCGGGCGAGGGTGCGCCGGCTCGGGCCGATCGACCTCGGCGTGCAGCTGCATGGCGGCGGACGCCACTCGAACCCGTTCCTGCTCGGACTCGGCCCTCGCCACACGGTGGGGTCGGCGACCCCGGATGCCGCGCGCCTCGAACGCACACTGCCGTACGCGTACTACCAGCACGAGGTCGTGCGCGGCCTCGAGGTCGCCGGGCTCGCCGGCGCCGAACCCGTGACGCTCGAGCCACGGATCTCCGTGACGGCGGCGGAACGCCGCGCGGTGGCGCAGCATCTGCCGCCGGACGATGCACCGCTCGCCGTCGTGCACGCGGGAGCGAGCGATCCGCGCCGCCGGTGGCCGACGGAGCGATTCGTGTCCGTGATCGAAGGGTTGCTCGACGCAGGTGCCTCGGTTCGCCTCATCGGCGACGCGGGCGACAGGCCCCTCGCCTCGTCGATCGCGCGCCGCGTTGAGGCAGGCAGACCGGGCAACTCGTCACGCATGTCGGTGGTCGCCGGCTCCCTCTCGCTCGGCGAGTCGGCGGCGTTGCTCGCGGCGGCGGACGTCGTCGTGGCCAACGACAGCGGGCCGCGCCACCTCGCGCAGGCCGTCGGCGCAGCCACCGTCGGCGTGTTCTGGTTCGGCAACGTCGTGAACGCCGCGCCCTTCTCGCGCGGTCGTCACCGGGTGCACCTCGCGTTCACGGTGACGTGCCCGGTGTGCGGCATCGACGTCACCCAAGTGGGCTGGACGGCGGAGCGCTGCGAGCACGACGTCTCGTTCGTTTCGGATGTCGAAGCCCCGCCGGTGCTCGTCGATGCCCTTCAGCTCATGGCCACGAACTCTCCTCGGAGTGACTCACCAGGAGCTCACGGATCTCGGAACCGTCAGGCTGGCTGA
- a CDS encoding type II toxin-antitoxin system PemK/MazF family toxin, translated as MQLAYAPTRDGDPDPGEIVWTWVPFEERDGRGKDRPVVIVSATPGGGFLAVQLTSKPHDGDPDFVSLGDGAWDFAGRPSWARIDRVFRVHADGMRREAASLDADRFRLLADVLRHRYGWT; from the coding sequence GTGCAGCTCGCCTACGCGCCGACGCGCGACGGCGATCCCGATCCCGGTGAGATCGTCTGGACGTGGGTGCCGTTCGAGGAGCGCGACGGCCGCGGCAAGGATCGCCCGGTCGTGATCGTCTCGGCGACTCCCGGCGGGGGATTCCTCGCCGTGCAGCTCACGAGCAAGCCGCACGACGGCGACCCCGACTTCGTCTCGCTCGGCGACGGCGCGTGGGATTTCGCGGGGCGGCCGAGCTGGGCCCGCATCGACCGCGTCTTCCGCGTGCACGCCGACGGCATGCGCCGTGAGGCGGCCTCGCTCGATGCCGATCGCTTTCGGCTCCTGGCCGACGTGCTGCGCCACCGCTACGGCTGGACCTGA
- a CDS encoding glycosyltransferase family 2 protein translates to MTATGTGSRRWSGAWGDPVTRERAEVDVLIPTVGRVAELAVTLSGLAAQDSPRFRVLIGDQSAGQSVESHPTVRTMMRVLEVEGREVVLVHRPERRGLAEQRQFLLDRATAPYVLFLDDDVWLEPGALERMRSAIVSLGCGYVGQAVQGLSHLDDDRPSEREPFELWHGAVTPERVRPGTTEFERWQLHNAANLVHVAAELDLEPGEWRAYQVAWVGGCTMYDRAALVDAGGFDFWSRLPSMHAGEDVAAQWRVMERHGGAGIVPSGAVHLEAATTVPDRKVNATEVVFDETTSR, encoded by the coding sequence GTGACGGCAACCGGAACCGGGTCTCGGCGCTGGTCGGGCGCCTGGGGTGACCCGGTCACGCGTGAACGCGCCGAAGTCGACGTGCTGATCCCGACCGTCGGCCGCGTCGCTGAGCTCGCCGTGACCCTCTCGGGTCTCGCCGCGCAGGACTCGCCGCGGTTCCGTGTGCTCATCGGCGACCAGTCGGCGGGCCAATCCGTCGAGTCGCATCCGACGGTGCGCACGATGATGCGCGTCCTCGAGGTCGAGGGCCGGGAGGTCGTGCTCGTGCACCGGCCCGAGCGCCGTGGGCTCGCTGAGCAGCGTCAGTTCCTGCTCGATCGGGCGACGGCTCCCTACGTGCTCTTCCTCGATGACGACGTGTGGCTCGAGCCCGGCGCGCTCGAGCGGATGCGCTCGGCGATCGTGAGCCTCGGATGCGGCTACGTCGGTCAGGCCGTACAGGGGCTCTCGCACCTCGACGACGACCGGCCGAGCGAGCGCGAGCCGTTCGAGTTGTGGCATGGCGCAGTCACGCCGGAGCGGGTGCGCCCCGGCACGACGGAGTTCGAGCGGTGGCAGTTGCACAACGCGGCCAACCTCGTGCACGTCGCAGCCGAGCTCGACCTCGAGCCCGGTGAATGGCGGGCGTATCAGGTGGCCTGGGTCGGCGGATGCACCATGTACGACCGAGCAGCCCTCGTCGACGCCGGCGGGTTCGACTTCTGGTCGAGGTTGCCGTCGATGCACGCCGGCGAAGACGTGGCCGCGCAATGGCGGGTCATGGAACGGCACGGCGGAGCCGGGATCGTGCCGAGCGGTGCCGTGCACCTCGAGGCCGCGACCACGGTTCCCGACCGCAAGGTCAATGCAACCGAGGTCGTGTTCGACGAGACGACCTCTCGATGA